The following coding sequences lie in one Microbacterium sp. XT11 genomic window:
- a CDS encoding fumarylacetoacetate hydrolase family protein yields the protein MLSADTIAQIAAELAEADRTHGVIPRITARYPEATVEDSYAIQGVWRDSQIAAGRRLIGRKIGLTSKAMQQATGITEPDYGVMFDDTVYRSGAEIPVDHFSNVRIEVELAFVLKHPLEGPECTLDDALAAIDYAVPALEVLNSHIELEGRTIVDTISDNAAYGAMVLGDVRKRPDEIDLRWVPGLLFRNGEIEETGVAAGVLNHPATGVAWLASKFHQHGARLEAGEIILAGSFTRPMWVSRGDEVLCDYGPMGTITCRFV from the coding sequence ATGCTGTCAGCAGACACCATCGCGCAGATCGCGGCCGAGCTCGCCGAGGCCGACCGCACGCACGGCGTGATCCCGCGCATCACCGCGCGCTACCCCGAGGCGACCGTCGAGGACTCGTACGCGATCCAGGGCGTGTGGCGCGACTCGCAGATCGCCGCGGGGCGCAGGCTCATCGGCCGCAAGATCGGGCTGACCTCCAAGGCGATGCAGCAGGCGACCGGCATCACCGAGCCCGACTACGGCGTCATGTTCGACGACACCGTGTACCGGTCCGGCGCCGAGATCCCGGTCGACCACTTCTCGAACGTGCGCATCGAGGTGGAGCTGGCCTTCGTGCTGAAGCATCCGCTCGAGGGCCCCGAGTGCACGCTCGACGATGCGCTGGCGGCGATCGACTACGCCGTGCCCGCCCTCGAGGTGCTGAACTCGCACATCGAGCTGGAGGGCCGCACGATCGTCGACACCATCAGCGACAACGCCGCCTACGGCGCGATGGTGCTCGGCGACGTGCGCAAGCGCCCCGATGAGATCGACCTGCGCTGGGTGCCGGGGCTGCTCTTCAGGAACGGCGAGATCGAGGAGACCGGCGTCGCCGCGGGCGTCTTGAACCACCCCGCCACCGGTGTCGCCTGGCTGGCGAGCAAGTTCCACCAGCACGGCGCGCGCCTGGAAGCAGGGGAGATCATCCTGGCAGGATCGTTCACGCGCCCGATGTGGGTGTCGCGCGGCGATGAGGTGCTGTGCGACTACGGACCGATGGGAACCATCACATGCCGCTTCGTCTGA
- a CDS encoding GntR family transcriptional regulator has translation MTSVASASKSEQAYTWIRSRISAHAFGPGYRLVLGSIAEELNMSVVPVREAIRRLEAEGLVTFERNVGARVTLVDESEYAHAMQTLGLVEGAATALSAPLLDEAALDEAAEVNAKMARMLEHFDAHAFTELNREFHSVLFEPCPNPHLLDLVHRGWARLSGIRDSTFAYVPGRAQHSVDEHTQILELIRGGADALEIELAARNHRWRTRDAFLDALHARSTHTPGEGS, from the coding sequence ATGACCTCCGTCGCCAGCGCCAGCAAGTCGGAGCAGGCGTACACCTGGATCCGCTCCCGCATCTCGGCGCACGCCTTCGGCCCCGGTTACCGGCTCGTGCTCGGCTCGATCGCCGAGGAGCTGAACATGAGCGTCGTGCCCGTGCGCGAGGCGATCCGACGGCTCGAGGCCGAAGGTCTGGTGACCTTCGAGCGCAACGTCGGCGCGCGCGTGACGCTCGTCGACGAGAGCGAGTACGCGCACGCGATGCAGACGCTCGGGCTCGTCGAGGGCGCGGCCACCGCCCTGTCCGCTCCCCTGCTCGACGAGGCGGCGCTGGACGAGGCTGCCGAGGTCAACGCCAAGATGGCGCGGATGCTGGAGCACTTCGACGCGCACGCGTTCACCGAGCTCAACCGGGAGTTCCACTCCGTGCTCTTCGAGCCGTGCCCCAATCCGCACCTGCTCGATCTCGTGCACCGCGGGTGGGCGCGACTGTCCGGCATCCGCGACTCCACGTTCGCGTACGTGCCGGGCCGCGCCCAGCACTCGGTCGACGAGCACACCCAGATCCTCGAGCTCATCCGCGGTGGCGCAGACGCCCTGGAGATCGAGCTCGCCGCCCGAAACCACCGCTGGCGCACGAGGGATGCGTTCCTCGACGCGCTGCATGCACGTTCCACCCACACTCCTGGAGAAGGCTCATGA
- a CDS encoding DUF6882 domain-containing protein, which produces MTFAALQPLADRAALYTALRQDQLAAATEALGDHRWDADMTAGTITFSANDDPSRQLVTHAHLVATIAPGPRSLLWAWAHPHGDRQGVAAPLRAFGEANGVSELTSGELPFPEGASGDSDWIAAAAHTVGGAAVEITGRSPYYSAPIGGGTRAVFLLDAPLPSLTVAAAAIVLPRVLSGLALPDARTSVWDLARLAEWPLTWTDDAFTGAVVSDSSGSMTFRFDEHARITGVESTMGAAQAPSGLRPEA; this is translated from the coding sequence ATGACGTTCGCCGCACTCCAGCCGCTCGCCGACCGCGCCGCCCTCTACACCGCCCTCCGCCAGGACCAGCTCGCCGCGGCGACGGAGGCCCTGGGCGACCACCGGTGGGACGCCGACATGACGGCGGGGACGATCACCTTCAGCGCGAACGACGATCCGTCACGACAGCTCGTCACCCACGCGCACCTCGTCGCCACGATCGCGCCCGGTCCCCGCTCACTGCTCTGGGCGTGGGCTCACCCGCACGGCGACCGGCAGGGCGTCGCGGCGCCGCTGCGCGCCTTCGGCGAGGCCAACGGCGTCTCCGAGCTCACGAGCGGTGAGCTTCCCTTCCCCGAGGGCGCGTCGGGCGACAGCGACTGGATCGCCGCGGCGGCGCACACGGTGGGAGGCGCGGCTGTCGAGATCACCGGGCGTTCCCCGTACTATTCCGCGCCGATCGGCGGTGGCACGCGAGCCGTGTTCCTGCTCGACGCTCCCCTGCCCTCTCTCACGGTCGCCGCAGCGGCGATCGTCCTGCCGCGCGTGCTGTCGGGACTCGCGCTTCCCGACGCGCGCACCTCGGTGTGGGACCTGGCGCGGCTGGCCGAATGGCCGCTGACCTGGACCGACGACGCGTTCACGGGTGCCGTCGTGTCTGACTCCAGCGGATCAATGACGTTCCGGTTCGACGAGCACGCGCGCATCACCGGCGTCGAGAGCACGATGGGCGCAGCGCAGGCGCCCTCAGGCCTCAGGCCTGAGGCCTGA
- a CDS encoding MFS transporter — protein sequence MPSLAALHDRGFRWFFLARAITMTAGSMSSIALAFAVLGIDNSPQSLAFVLTVFTLANVVFLVFGGVVADRLPRALVIRTCYVVDILSIGTTAVLLFSGTASVPLLAVLSAVNGASSAFVMPAMQGIIPQLTTPAHLQQANAMLSFVRSATTIGGPIIAGILVATAGPAWVMLIQAAGWAIAIVLLAMVRLPAPAPSGSSFLRDLRTGWNEFWSRTWMWSICLAFMLLNAIHIGAWAVAGPYIAKNDPRLGIAGWGWVLSAEGAGILVMTLLMMWLPLKRPLRWGMLAISALAIPLAMLGLHPHAVVVAVAAFIAGAGVEVFNTGWNVTEMEQIPGDKLSRVASYDMLASFVAMPLGTLAFGWLIGHVDVATLLVTSAVIYVVIALGTMLVPSVWRMGRAEGAIAPQAVADS from the coding sequence ATGCCGTCTCTCGCCGCCCTGCATGACCGAGGATTCCGGTGGTTCTTCCTGGCGCGCGCCATCACGATGACGGCCGGCTCGATGTCGTCGATAGCTCTCGCGTTCGCGGTGCTGGGGATCGACAACTCTCCTCAGTCCCTCGCTTTCGTCCTCACGGTCTTCACCCTGGCGAACGTCGTGTTCCTGGTGTTCGGCGGCGTCGTGGCCGACCGGCTCCCCCGTGCCCTGGTCATCCGGACCTGCTACGTGGTCGACATCCTCTCGATCGGCACGACCGCCGTGCTGCTGTTCAGCGGGACGGCATCCGTGCCCCTGCTCGCCGTGCTGTCTGCCGTGAACGGCGCCTCCTCGGCGTTCGTGATGCCCGCCATGCAGGGGATCATCCCCCAGCTGACCACCCCAGCGCACCTGCAGCAGGCGAACGCGATGCTGTCGTTCGTGCGCTCCGCGACGACGATCGGGGGCCCGATCATCGCCGGCATCCTGGTGGCGACGGCGGGTCCCGCGTGGGTGATGCTGATCCAGGCCGCAGGCTGGGCGATCGCGATCGTGCTCCTGGCGATGGTCCGCCTGCCCGCGCCCGCCCCGTCCGGATCGAGCTTCCTCCGCGATCTCCGTACCGGTTGGAACGAGTTCTGGTCGCGCACCTGGATGTGGAGCATCTGTCTGGCCTTCATGCTGCTCAACGCGATCCACATCGGCGCCTGGGCCGTCGCGGGCCCGTACATCGCAAAGAACGATCCGCGGCTCGGGATCGCCGGATGGGGCTGGGTCCTCAGCGCAGAGGGCGCAGGCATCCTCGTGATGACCCTGCTGATGATGTGGCTGCCGCTCAAGCGTCCGCTGCGCTGGGGCATGCTCGCCATCAGCGCGCTGGCCATCCCGCTCGCGATGCTCGGTCTCCACCCGCACGCGGTCGTCGTGGCGGTCGCCGCATTCATCGCGGGAGCGGGCGTCGAAGTGTTCAACACGGGGTGGAACGTGACCGAGATGGAGCAGATCCCCGGCGACAAGCTCTCGCGCGTGGCCAGCTATGACATGCTCGCCAGCTTCGTGGCCATGCCGCTGGGCACGCTCGCCTTCGGCTGGTTGATCGGGCACGTCGACGTCGCGACGCTGCTCGTCACCTCCGCCGTCATCTACGTCGTCATCGCCCTCGGCACCATGCTCGTGCCGAGCGTCTGGCGGATGGGGCGCGCAGAGGGGGCCATCGCGCCGCAAGCGGTGGCGGATTCATAG
- a CDS encoding DUF4188 domain-containing protein, producing the protein MVQQVYPGRFTATPEGSDVTVFLIGMRANRWWELGKVWWTASRMPPMLRHLARHPDAGMLGAHNWFGRTTLLLSYWQSPEHLQRFAADRDAPHLQPWRDYMRRLQGSGSVGVWHETYQVPVADLEAVYVDMPAFGLAAATTHVPIGPGMKTARQRLGR; encoded by the coding sequence ATGGTTCAACAGGTCTATCCCGGCCGCTTCACGGCCACGCCGGAGGGCTCGGACGTCACGGTCTTCCTCATCGGCATGCGCGCCAACCGGTGGTGGGAGCTGGGCAAGGTGTGGTGGACGGCGAGCAGGATGCCGCCCATGCTGCGCCACCTCGCGAGGCATCCCGACGCGGGCATGCTCGGGGCGCACAACTGGTTCGGTCGCACCACGCTCCTGCTGTCGTACTGGCAGAGCCCCGAGCATCTGCAGCGGTTCGCCGCCGACCGCGACGCGCCGCACCTGCAGCCATGGCGCGACTACATGCGCCGTCTGCAGGGATCAGGGAGCGTGGGGGTCTGGCACGAGACCTACCAGGTGCCCGTGGCCGATCTCGAGGCCGTGTACGTCGACATGCCGGCCTTCGGTCTCGCCGCAGCGACGACGCACGTGCCGATCGGCCCGGGGATGAAGACGGCACGTCAACGGCTGGGTCGCTGA
- a CDS encoding fumarylacetoacetate hydrolase family protein has protein sequence MISDTTHKHRRRARGGASVTASIPRPGKIIAIHLSYASRADQRGRRPAHPSYFFKPASSVGVSGGTVERPAGTELLAFEGEIALIIGAAARRVSLDDAWKHVAWVTAANDLGLYDLRANDKGSNVRSKGGDGYTPLGPELIDASAVDPAALRVRAWVNGELRQDDTTAGLIFPLAQLIADLSQHFTLEPGDVILTGTPAGSSVIVPGDVVEIEVDAPDAPGAPTSGRLVTTVTQGEMPFDGELGSLPAVDDLQRTEAWGSREAAGLPPAEETTHGLSPELRAKLLEAPTAGLSAQLRKRGHHSCFIDGVSANIAGSKIVGTAKTLRFVPFREDLFAGHGGGYNAQKRAFDAVGEGEVIVIEARGDATTGTLGDILALRAKARGAAGVVTDGGVRDFDAVAEIGLPVFSQGPHPSVLGRKHVPWDVDVTISCGGATVQPGDIIIGDGDGVIVIPPALVEEVVDDALAQEAEDAWIAEQVAAGHPVDGLFPMNAEWRAKYSAETGRA, from the coding sequence ATGATTTCGGATACGACGCACAAGCATCGACGACGAGCGCGAGGAGGCGCATCCGTGACGGCATCAATCCCCCGCCCCGGCAAGATCATCGCGATCCACCTGAGCTACGCCTCCCGCGCCGACCAGCGCGGCCGACGCCCGGCCCACCCGTCGTACTTCTTCAAGCCCGCCAGCTCCGTCGGCGTCTCCGGTGGCACGGTCGAGCGCCCCGCAGGCACCGAGCTGCTCGCATTCGAGGGCGAGATCGCGCTCATCATCGGCGCAGCCGCCCGCAGAGTCTCGCTCGACGACGCCTGGAAGCACGTCGCCTGGGTGACGGCGGCCAACGACCTCGGCCTGTACGACCTCCGCGCCAACGACAAGGGTTCCAACGTCCGGTCCAAGGGCGGCGACGGCTACACCCCGCTCGGCCCCGAGCTCATCGACGCGAGCGCCGTCGACCCCGCGGCCCTGCGCGTGCGGGCGTGGGTGAACGGCGAACTGCGGCAGGACGACACCACGGCCGGCCTCATCTTCCCGCTCGCACAGCTGATCGCCGACCTGTCGCAGCACTTCACGCTCGAACCGGGAGACGTCATCCTCACCGGCACCCCCGCCGGATCGTCTGTGATCGTGCCGGGCGACGTCGTCGAGATCGAGGTCGACGCCCCCGACGCTCCTGGCGCCCCGACCTCCGGCCGGCTGGTGACCACCGTCACGCAGGGCGAGATGCCCTTCGACGGCGAGCTCGGATCGCTCCCTGCGGTCGACGACCTGCAGCGCACCGAGGCGTGGGGTTCCCGTGAGGCGGCCGGGCTCCCGCCGGCCGAGGAGACCACGCACGGCCTCTCCCCCGAACTGCGCGCCAAGCTGCTCGAGGCCCCGACGGCCGGGCTCTCGGCCCAGCTGCGCAAGCGCGGCCACCACTCGTGCTTCATCGACGGCGTCTCGGCGAACATCGCCGGCTCCAAGATCGTCGGCACGGCGAAGACGCTGCGCTTCGTGCCCTTCCGCGAAGACCTCTTCGCCGGCCACGGCGGGGGCTACAACGCCCAGAAGCGCGCCTTCGACGCCGTCGGCGAGGGTGAGGTCATCGTCATCGAGGCGCGCGGAGACGCGACCACCGGCACACTCGGCGACATCCTCGCCCTGCGCGCGAAGGCCCGCGGCGCCGCTGGGGTCGTGACCGACGGCGGCGTGCGCGACTTCGATGCGGTCGCGGAGATCGGCCTTCCGGTGTTCTCGCAGGGCCCGCATCCGTCCGTGCTCGGACGCAAACACGTGCCGTGGGACGTCGACGTCACGATCTCCTGCGGCGGAGCGACCGTGCAGCCGGGCGACATCATCATCGGCGACGGAGACGGCGTGATCGTCATCCCGCCCGCGCTCGTCGAGGAGGTCGTCGACGACGCGCTCGCGCAGGAGGCCGAAGACGCCTGGATCGCCGAGCAGGTCGCGGCTGGACACCCCGTCGACGGACTGTTCCCGATGAACGCCGAGTGGCGCGCGAAGTACTCGGCGGAGACGGGGCGGGCATGA
- a CDS encoding HpcH/HpaI aldolase family protein, whose protein sequence is MPLRLNPSFRERLADADRSLIGMWACSGSPLVTEVAAGSGLDWLLIDMEHSANTLESVLVQLQVVAAYPIAPVVRVPWNDSVAIKQVLDLGAQDIIVPMVSSADEARAAVAATRYPPEGVRGVGSALARSARWNRVDRYLQESAQHTSLTVQIETASGVDAAAAIAAVDGVDAVFVGPSDLSASMGLLGQQTHPDVVAAVERVFAAAKAAGKPVGVNAFDPVAADAYIDGGADFVAVGADVALLARASEGLAARFIPASDTSARASY, encoded by the coding sequence ATGCCGCTTCGTCTGAATCCGTCGTTCCGCGAGCGGCTGGCCGACGCCGACCGCTCTCTCATCGGCATGTGGGCGTGCTCCGGCAGTCCGCTCGTCACCGAGGTCGCCGCGGGGTCCGGCCTCGACTGGCTGCTCATCGACATGGAGCACTCGGCGAACACGTTGGAGAGCGTGCTCGTGCAGTTGCAGGTCGTCGCGGCCTACCCCATCGCTCCGGTTGTCCGGGTGCCCTGGAACGACTCCGTGGCCATCAAGCAGGTCCTCGACCTGGGCGCGCAGGACATCATCGTGCCCATGGTGTCGTCGGCCGACGAGGCGCGGGCCGCGGTCGCCGCGACCCGGTACCCGCCCGAGGGCGTGCGAGGGGTCGGCAGCGCGCTCGCCCGCAGCGCACGCTGGAACCGCGTCGACCGCTACCTGCAGGAGTCGGCGCAGCACACCTCGCTGACGGTCCAGATCGAGACGGCATCCGGTGTCGACGCCGCCGCCGCGATCGCCGCCGTCGACGGTGTGGACGCGGTCTTCGTCGGGCCGTCCGACCTCTCCGCCTCCATGGGCTTGCTGGGACAGCAGACGCACCCCGACGTCGTGGCAGCCGTCGAGCGCGTGTTCGCCGCGGCGAAGGCAGCCGGCAAGCCCGTCGGGGTGAACGCCTTCGATCCGGTGGCGGCCGACGCATACATCGACGGCGGGGCGGACTTCGTCGCCGTCGGGGCCGACGTGGCCCTCCTCGCGCGCGCCTCGGAGGGCCTCGCCGCACGCTTCATCCCGGCATCCGACACCTCCGCTCGCGCCAGCTACTGA
- the hpaE gene encoding 5-carboxymethyl-2-hydroxymuconate semialdehyde dehydrogenase: MTDSRIPADLPDHIQHYIDGAFVDSVDGDTFDVLDPVTNETYTTAAAGKKADIELAVAAAKRAFDEGPWPRMLPRERSRVLHRIADIVESRDARLAELESYDSGLPITQALGQARRAAENFRFFADLIVAQADDAFKVPGRQMNYVNRKPIGVAGLITPWNTPFMLESWKLGPALATGNTVVLKPAEFTPLSASLWAGIFEEAGLPTGVFNLVNGLGEDAGDALVKHPDVPLISFTGESRTGQIIFGNAAPFLKGLSMELGGKSPAVVFADADIEAAVDATIFGVFSLNGERCTAGSRILVERSIYDDFVERYAAQAKRVRVGYPHDPATEVGALVHPEHYEKVMSYVEIGKTEGRLVAGGGRPEGFPEGNFVAPTVFADVAPDARIFQEEIFGPVVAITPFDSEEEALSLANDTKYGLAAYIWTNDLKRAHNFAQSVEAGMVWLNSNNVRDLRTPFGGVKASGLGHEGGYRSIDFYTDQQSVHITLASTPHNPTFGKN; encoded by the coding sequence ATGACCGATTCCCGCATCCCCGCCGACCTGCCCGACCACATCCAGCACTACATCGACGGCGCGTTCGTCGACTCCGTCGACGGCGACACCTTCGACGTGCTCGACCCGGTGACCAACGAGACCTACACCACGGCCGCCGCCGGCAAGAAGGCCGACATCGAGCTCGCCGTGGCCGCCGCCAAGCGTGCCTTCGACGAGGGCCCCTGGCCGCGCATGCTCCCCCGCGAGCGCAGCCGCGTGCTGCACCGCATCGCCGACATCGTGGAGTCCCGCGACGCGCGTCTCGCCGAGCTGGAGTCGTACGACTCGGGCCTGCCGATCACGCAGGCGCTCGGTCAGGCCCGCCGCGCGGCCGAGAACTTCCGTTTCTTCGCCGACCTCATCGTCGCGCAGGCCGACGACGCCTTCAAGGTGCCCGGCCGCCAGATGAACTACGTCAATCGCAAGCCCATCGGCGTGGCCGGGCTCATCACGCCATGGAACACGCCGTTCATGCTCGAGTCGTGGAAGCTCGGCCCCGCGCTCGCCACCGGCAACACGGTGGTGCTCAAGCCCGCCGAGTTCACGCCGCTGTCGGCATCGCTGTGGGCGGGCATCTTCGAAGAGGCCGGCCTCCCGACGGGCGTCTTCAACCTCGTCAACGGCCTCGGCGAAGACGCCGGCGACGCCCTGGTGAAGCACCCGGACGTGCCGCTCATCTCGTTCACCGGCGAGAGCCGCACGGGGCAGATCATCTTCGGCAACGCCGCCCCGTTCCTCAAGGGGCTCTCGATGGAGCTCGGCGGCAAGTCGCCCGCGGTCGTCTTCGCCGACGCCGACATCGAGGCCGCCGTCGACGCCACCATCTTCGGCGTCTTCTCCCTCAACGGCGAGCGCTGCACCGCGGGGTCCCGCATCCTCGTCGAGCGGTCGATCTACGACGACTTCGTCGAGCGCTATGCCGCGCAGGCGAAGCGCGTGCGCGTCGGCTACCCGCACGACCCCGCCACCGAGGTCGGCGCCCTCGTGCACCCGGAGCACTACGAGAAGGTCATGTCGTACGTCGAGATCGGCAAGACGGAGGGTCGTCTCGTCGCCGGCGGCGGCCGCCCCGAGGGCTTCCCCGAGGGCAACTTCGTCGCACCGACCGTGTTCGCCGACGTCGCCCCCGATGCCCGCATCTTCCAGGAGGAGATCTTCGGGCCGGTCGTCGCGATCACGCCCTTCGATTCAGAGGAGGAGGCGCTGTCGCTCGCGAACGACACGAAGTACGGGCTCGCAGCGTACATCTGGACCAACGACCTCAAGCGCGCGCACAACTTCGCGCAGTCGGTCGAGGCCGGCATGGTGTGGCTGAACAGCAACAACGTGCGCGATCTGCGCACTCCGTTCGGCGGGGTGAAGGCGTCGGGCCTCGGGCACGAGGGCGGCTATCGCTCGATCGACTTCTACACCGACCAGCAGAGCGTGCACATCACGCTCGCCTCCACGCCGCACAACCCCACCTTCGGCAAGAACTGA
- the hpaD gene encoding 3,4-dihydroxyphenylacetate 2,3-dioxygenase: protein MTHRDEMTLTSSGYYVSQEAPIQTDNPTPTPKSTPPDVLRCAYMELVVTDLAASRQFYVDILGLYVTEEDDEAIYLRSTEEFIHHNLVLRKGPIAAVAAFSYRVRTPEDLDRAVAFYTELGCDVRRNPDGFVKGIGDSVRVVDPLGFPYEFFYATTHVERMSWRYDLHIPGELVRLDHFNQVTPDVPRAVKFMQDLGFRVTEDIQDEEGTVYAAWMRRKPTVHDTAMTGGDGPRMHHVCFATHEKHNILAICDKLGALRRSDAIERGPGRHGVSNAFYLYLRDPDGHRVEVYTQDYYTGDPDNPVITWDVHDNQRRDWWGNPVVPSWYTDASLVLDLDGNPQPVVARTDSSEMAVTIGADGFSYTRADEGEKSMPEWKQGEYKLGHQL, encoded by the coding sequence ATGACACACCGCGACGAGATGACGCTGACCTCCTCGGGATACTACGTATCGCAGGAAGCACCGATCCAGACCGACAACCCGACGCCCACCCCCAAGAGCACTCCGCCCGACGTGCTGCGCTGCGCCTACATGGAGCTCGTCGTCACCGACCTCGCCGCCTCGCGCCAGTTCTACGTCGACATCCTCGGCCTGTACGTCACGGAGGAGGACGACGAGGCCATCTACCTGCGCTCGACCGAGGAGTTCATCCACCACAACCTCGTGCTGCGCAAGGGGCCGATCGCCGCCGTCGCCGCGTTCTCGTACCGCGTGCGCACGCCGGAGGACCTCGACCGCGCCGTCGCGTTCTACACCGAGCTCGGCTGCGACGTACGCCGCAACCCCGACGGCTTCGTCAAGGGCATCGGCGACTCGGTGCGCGTCGTCGACCCACTCGGCTTCCCCTACGAGTTCTTCTACGCGACCACCCACGTGGAGCGGATGTCGTGGCGCTACGACCTGCACATCCCCGGCGAGCTCGTGCGCCTCGACCACTTCAACCAGGTCACCCCCGACGTGCCGCGCGCCGTGAAGTTCATGCAGGACCTGGGTTTCCGCGTCACCGAGGACATCCAGGACGAAGAGGGCACGGTCTACGCCGCGTGGATGCGCCGCAAGCCCACCGTGCACGACACCGCCATGACCGGCGGCGACGGCCCCCGCATGCACCACGTGTGCTTCGCGACGCACGAGAAGCACAACATCCTCGCGATCTGCGACAAGCTCGGCGCTCTCCGTCGCTCCGACGCCATCGAGCGGGGCCCCGGCCGCCACGGCGTGAGCAACGCGTTCTACCTCTACCTGCGCGACCCCGACGGCCACCGCGTCGAGGTGTACACGCAGGACTACTACACCGGCGACCCCGACAACCCCGTCATCACGTGGGACGTCCACGACAACCAGCGCCGCGACTGGTGGGGCAACCCGGTCGTCCCGTCGTGGTACACGGATGCCTCGCTCGTGCTCGACCTCGACGGCAACCCGCAGCCGGTCGTCGCGCGCACCGACAGCTCCGAGATGGCCGTCACCATCGGCGCCGACGGGTTCAGCTACACCCGCGCCGACGAGGGCGAGAAGTCCATGCCGGAATGGAAGCAGGGCGAGTACAAGCTGGGTCACCAGCTCTAG
- a CDS encoding MFS transporter produces the protein MSGQSQGGFTPTGTIASAADRRRVVFATIVGTTVEWYDFFIYATAVGLVFGQLFFEPLGANSALIAFATVGVSFLFRPLGAFLAGHFGDKLGRKTVLMWTLILMGAATALIGVLPTYQTIGLAAPILLVLLRILQGISAGGEWGGAVLMAVEHAPRTKRGIFGASPQIGVPLGLLLASGVMALMTALAPGDQFVAWGWRIPFLFSIVLILVGYYVRRRVEESPVFAELAERKEMARMPIVQLFRKHLLLVIIAALVFAGNNAVGYMTTGGYIQGYATNPDGPIGLERGPVLWAVTGSAVTWLLTTLIAGWVSDRIGRRTTYIVGWILQLIGVFTLFPLVNTGQIWLVFAGLAILTIGLGFTYGPQAALYTELFPASIRFSGVSISYAIGAIAGGAFAPTIATAIVQATGSTEAVTWYLAGMTVIGLVATLLLRDRSGIPLGPDREDEQTVSPIYGVAKA, from the coding sequence ATGAGCGGGCAGTCACAGGGCGGATTCACGCCCACCGGAACCATCGCATCCGCGGCAGACCGCCGCCGCGTGGTCTTCGCCACCATCGTCGGCACCACCGTGGAGTGGTACGACTTCTTCATCTACGCCACCGCCGTCGGCCTCGTGTTCGGCCAGCTCTTCTTCGAGCCGCTCGGGGCGAACAGTGCACTCATCGCGTTCGCCACCGTCGGGGTGAGCTTCCTGTTCCGCCCGCTGGGCGCTTTCCTCGCGGGTCACTTCGGTGACAAGCTCGGCCGCAAGACCGTGCTGATGTGGACGCTGATCCTCATGGGTGCGGCGACCGCGCTCATCGGCGTGCTGCCCACGTATCAGACGATCGGCCTCGCAGCACCGATCCTCCTCGTGCTCCTGCGCATCCTCCAGGGGATCTCCGCCGGCGGCGAGTGGGGAGGAGCGGTGCTCATGGCCGTCGAGCACGCGCCGCGCACCAAGCGCGGCATCTTCGGCGCCTCGCCGCAGATCGGGGTCCCGCTCGGACTGCTGCTGGCTTCGGGCGTGATGGCCCTGATGACCGCGCTCGCCCCCGGCGACCAGTTCGTCGCGTGGGGGTGGCGCATCCCGTTCCTCTTCAGCATCGTGCTGATCCTCGTCGGCTACTACGTGCGACGCCGCGTGGAGGAGAGCCCGGTGTTCGCCGAGCTGGCCGAACGCAAGGAGATGGCCCGGATGCCCATCGTGCAGCTGTTCCGCAAGCACCTGCTGCTCGTGATCATCGCCGCGCTGGTCTTCGCCGGCAACAACGCGGTCGGCTACATGACCACGGGCGGGTACATCCAGGGCTACGCCACGAACCCCGACGGCCCCATCGGGCTGGAGCGCGGCCCCGTGCTCTGGGCCGTGACCGGATCCGCCGTGACGTGGCTGCTGACGACGCTGATCGCCGGCTGGGTCTCCGACCGCATCGGACGCCGCACGACCTACATCGTCGGCTGGATCCTGCAGCTGATCGGTGTGTTCACGCTGTTCCCGCTGGTGAACACCGGGCAGATCTGGCTGGTCTTCGCGGGTCTCGCGATCCTCACGATCGGGCTCGGGTTCACGTACGGGCCGCAGGCTGCGCTGTACACGGAGCTGTTCCCCGCGAGCATCCGCTTCTCCGGGGTGTCGATCTCGTACGCGATCGGCGCCATCGCCGGGGGTGCGTTCGCCCCCACCATCGCGACCGCGATCGTGCAGGCGACCGGCTCGACGGAGGCCGTGACGTGGTACCTCGCCGGCATGACGGTGATCGGCCTGGTGGCGACCCTGCTGCTGCGCGATCGTTCCGGCATCCCGCTCGGCCCCGACCGCGAGGATGAGCAGACCGTGAGCCCGATCTACGGGGTCGCAAAGGCCTGA